In Solanum pennellii chromosome 7, SPENNV200, the following are encoded in one genomic region:
- the LOC107026323 gene encoding pentatricopeptide repeat-containing protein At1g05600, whose protein sequence is MGIRWPRILTPKQLSQIILSQKNPLKALQCFDEAKCKYPTYRHNGPVYSTMINILGRSGRITEMKRTINQMKEDSCECHDSIFVNAIRSYAQAGLTNEAIFLFKSLPEFNCIEWTRSLSTLLEILVEESKLESVYQLFLENSCGWEVKSRAHFLNLLMNALCKMKRSDLALHIFQEMSYQNCYPNKESYRILMRGLCEEKRLNEATHLLYSMFWRISQKGSGEDVVVYRALLEALCDNEEGEEALQILGKVLRKGLKAPKSCYKQIDLTQCRNGSDTENMKVLINEALIKGIVPSSVSYRAMAVDFYAEGKIDEGDKVLKEMHERGFKPSVAIYEAKVAALIRDGQVDEAIMVIDCEMVQKNCVPNIRLYNVVIKGLCHERKSTCAIKYLERMSRQVGCVPNYETYGTLVDGLCEDGKYVEASKVMEQMSINSFWPKVGTLNSLIRGLCQVGDLHSAIMCLEDMISLALTPDIKVWQSLLGAICCENGLNEASFKTLEQLQTP, encoded by the coding sequence ATGGGCATAAGATGGCCAAGGATTCTAACACCGAAGCAGCTCTCACAAATAATACTGAGCCAGAAGAACCCACTAAAAGCGCTTCAATGTTTTGACGAAGCAAAATGCAAGTATCCAACTTACCGTCATAATGGTCCTGTTTATAGCACTATGATTAATATTTTGGGCAGATCAGGGAGAATTACTGAGATGAAGCGAACAATTAATCAGATGAAAGAGGACTCGTGTGAGTGTCATGACTCAATATTTGTGAATGCCATTAGAAGCTATGCGCAAGCTGGATTAACAAACGAagccatttttctttttaagtctCTTCCGGAGTTCAATTGTATAGAATGGACAAGATCTTTGAGTACTCTTTTGGAGatattggtagaagaatctAAGCTAGAATCTGTTTATCAGTTGTTCCTTGAGAACTCTTGTGGATGGGAAGTGAAGTCTCGGGCACATTTCTTGAATTTGTTGATGAATGCTCTTTGTAAAATGAAACGCTCTGATCTTGCATTGCATATTTTTCAAGAGATGAGTTACCAGAACTGCTATCCAAACAAAGAGAGTTACAGGATCTTGATGAGGGGTTTATGTGAAGAAAAACGGCTCAATGAGGCTACTCATCTATTGTACTCAATGTTTTGGAGGATATCTCAGAAGGGAAGTGGTGAAGATGTGGTTGTCTATCGAGCTTTATTGGAAGCGTTGTGTGATAATGAAGAAGGGGAGGAGGCCTTACAAATTCTTGGTAAGGTATTGCGAAAAGGACTAAAAGCTCCGAAAAGTTGCTACAAGCAGATTGATCTTACTCAATGCCGGAATGGATCAGATACAGAAAATATgaaagttttgattaatgaagCTTTGATAAAAGGCATAGTTCCCAGTTCAGTTAGCTACAGAGCGATGGCTGTTGACTTTTACGCCGAAGGCAAGATTGATGAAGGTGACAAAGTGCTCAAGGAAATGCATGAGAGAGGCTTCAAACCGTCAGTGGCGATTTATGAAGCAAAGGTAGCTGCTCTTATCAGGGATGGCCAGGTTGACGAGGCAATTATGGTCATTGATTGTGAGATGGTGCAAAAAAACTGTGTTCCAAATATTAGATTGTATAATGTAGTTATAAAAGGCTTATGCCATGAAAGAAAATCTACTTGTGCTATTAAGTATTTGGAAAGGATGTCTAGGCAAGTAGGTTGCGTGCCAAACTATGAAACTTATGGAACTTTGGTAGATGGGTTATGTGAAGATGGTAAATACGTTGAAGCAAGCAAGGTGATGGAGCAAATGTCAATTAATTCCTTTTGGCCTAAAGTTGGAACTTTGAATTCTCTTATCCGAGGTCTCTGCCAAGTAGGTGATTTGCACAGTGCAATTATGTGTTTGGAGGACATGATCTCTCTAGCCTTGACTCCAGATATCAAGGTGTGGCAGTCATTATTAGGTGCAATCTGTTGTGAAAATGGATTGAATGAGGCTTCTTTCAAGACACTGGAGCAGCTACAGACACCTTAG
- the LOC107024371 gene encoding uncharacterized protein LOC107024371 has translation MVIPPPVRPDRVLKYLKPYVLRMHFTNKYVNAQVVHTPTATVAASASSQEKGLRLAMVESKENTRDVAAAAKIGKLLGERLQAKGVPAVSVFFKKEQRYHGKVKAVIDSVREAGIELV, from the coding sequence ATGGTGATTCCTCCACCAGTTAGACCAGACAGAGTGCTGAAGTATCTCAAACCTTACGTGCTGAGGATGCATTTCACAAACAAGTATGTAAATGCTCAAGTAGTTCACACGCCAACAGCAACAGTGGCTGCTTCTGCAAGCTCACAAGAGAAAGGCTTAAGGCTTGCCATGGtagaatcaaaagaaaatactaGAGACGTTGCTGCTGCAGCAAAAATAGGTAAGTTGTTGGGAGAGCGGTTGCAGGCTAAAGGAGTTCCTGCTGTATCTGTTTTCTTTAAGAAAGAACAAAGATACCATGGAAAGGTCAAAGCAGTTATCGATTCAGTCCGAGAAGCAGGCATAGAATTGGTTTGA
- the LOC107024499 gene encoding pentatricopeptide repeat-containing protein At5g61990, mitochondrial-like has product MWRIFHGRITRCIEQATFHRHYFNSHLPQNNLILVQELTEILKNKKWKSLIKLASLKNKLNPYVVRSVLHQDQLSNHLERLLSFFQWSKHKVGIESDLEIHSFLAARLCSNNLYSPANSVLENVIRFGLPPLEVLKSIDNCRKKFGESRKFDHVVFGMLMDKYREKGYLFEAASVVFAHSNDLDCIPSLLYCNRLLTDLLKDGNFRLFWRVCDAMREANVTFNALTYTSMADAHFREGNVSDAKKVLAEMEEKGLCSSNFTYKFLLKGLFRAGYVDEAIEVKKSMFAKSLVPNRYFYATFIDGLCAANRFREAIMVLAEMSEMGVKPDAKVYEALLDCYLRHDDVDEAFKIKDAKGITLALCNTLLRVLCKCGKMEKANELVDEMTRKGIKPGSTTYALLIEGHCQWGNVATALELLEEMKKKNLASVESTYCMITDCLCRNKDPNTAMSSLPNLIMKKGKRNAHTWRTLLMNYPGKGHLLKLRGVVEAMHKHGIVPATSHYNILIKGLCETRKMKAAQSCLVEMVDKGLNPDQGTYEPFIIGYCRKGQLQNAERYLLQMLHHGFKPTEEVYSALISANCKSG; this is encoded by the coding sequence ATGTGGAGGATTTTTCATGGAAGAATCACAAGATGTATTGAACAAGCTACATTTCACAGACATTACTTCAATTCTCATCTTCCTCAGAACAATCTAATCTTGGTTCAAGAACTCACTGAAATTctcaaaaacaagaaatggaAAAGCCTCATTAAACTTGCAAGCTTAAAAAATAAGCTAAACCCATATGTGGTTCGGTCTGTTCTTCATCAAGATCAATTGAGTAATCATCTTGAACGCCTCCTCAGTTTCTTtcaatggtcaaaacacaaagTGGGCATTGAATCAGATTTGGAAATTCACTCATTTTTAGCTGCTCGTTTATGTAGTAACAATTTGTATAGTCCTGCTAATTCTGTTCTTGAAAATGTAATCAGGTTTGGTTTGCCCCCTTTGGAAGTTTTGAAATCTATTGATAATTGTCGTAAAAAGTTTGGTGAATCGAGAAAATTTGATCATGTCGTATTTGGGATGTTGATGGATAAGTATAGGGAGAAAGGGTATTTGTTTGAAGCTGCTAGTGTTGTTTTTGCTCATAGTAATGATCTTGATTGTATCCCTAGCTTGTTGTATTGTAATCGTTTGTTGACGGATCTGTTGAAAGATGGTAACTTTAGATTGTTTTGGCGAGTTTGTGATGCAATGCGTGAAGCAAATGTTACGTTTAATGCCCTTACGTATACTAGTATGGCGGATGCTCATTTTAGAGAGGGGAATGTTAGTGATGCCAAGAAAGTATTGGCTGAGATGGAAGAGAAGGGTCTTTGTTCAAGTAATTTTACCTACAAGTTTTTGTTGAAGGGTTTGTTTAGAGCTGGGTATGTGGATGAGGCAATTGAGGTTAAAAAAAGCATGTTTGCCAAGTCGTTAGTCCCTAATCGATATTTTTATGCCACATTTATTGATGGGCTTTGTGCTGCCAATAGATTTAGAGAGGCAATAATGGTATTAGCTGAGATGTCTGAGATGGGAGTGAAGCCTGATGCAAAGGTTTATGAAGCTTTACTTGATTGTTACTTGAGACATGATGATGTGGATGAGGCTTTTAAAATTAAGGATGCTAAAGGCATTACTTTAGCCCTGTGCAATACGCTTCTTCGTGTGCTCTGCAAGTGTGGTAAGATGGAGAAGGCAAATGAACTTGTGGATGAGATGACTAGAAAAGGTATCAAGCCTGGTTCGACAACTTATGCCTTGTTGATTGAGGGACATTGTCAATGGGGTAATGTTGCCACTGCCTTGGAGCTTCttgaagaaatgaagaagaaaaatctgGCCTCTGTTGAGTCAACCTATTGTATGATAACTGATTGTCTCTGCCGCAATAAGGATCCCAACACGGCTATGTCTTCTCTTCCAAACTTGATAATGAAGAAAGGGAAGCGAAATGCTCATACGTGGAGAACtttattgatgaattatccTGGTAAAGGCCACTTACTGAAGTTGAGGGGGGTTGTGGAGGCAATGCATAAGCATGGGATTGTGCCAGCTACTTCCCATTACAATATTCTTATAAAGGGCCTCTGCGAGACGCGGAAGATGAAAGCTGCTCAAAGTTGCTTGGTTGAAATGGTGGATAAAGGCCTAAACCCTGACCAGGGTACTTATGAACCCTTTATTATTGGATATTGTCGAAAAGGGCAGTTGCAAAATGCGGAAAGATATTTATTGCAGATGCTGCATCATGGGTTTAAGCCCACCGAAGAAGTTTATAGTGCTTTGATTAGTGCTAACTGTAAAAGTGGTTAG
- the LOC107026052 gene encoding protein ACTIVITY OF BC1 COMPLEX KINASE 7, chloroplastic encodes MAAMLASQSCYCRRGELINHGSNANNLSFSGSISILFLSKFDRESGKSPRKSHRLKVQMQQTESPEKVGINGRPVKMVPTSEVTKRMAPSANGSTVVNGSTQRINGTNLVKRVATPVPAKKQKSKELLPAEDLKVLPSDEGFSWANENYNSIQRSIDVWSFVLSLRVRVFLDNAKWTYVGGFTEDKQKVRRRGTASWLRECVLQLGPTFIKLGQLSSTRSDLFPREFVDELAKLQDRVPAFSPERAKEFIKKELGVPVDILYKEFEDQPIAAASLGQVHRAILHSGEKVVVKVQRPGLKKLFDIDLRNLKLIAEYFQKSETLGGPTRDWIGIYEECAKILYEEIDYINEGKNADRFRRDFRNIKWVRVPLVYWDYTATKVLTLEYVPGIKINQLDMIDSRGYSRSRIASRAIEAYLIQILRTGFFHADPHPGNLAIDVDEALIYYDFGMMGDIKNFTRERLLGLFYSVYEKDAKKVMQGLIDLEALQPTGDMSAVRRSVQFFLDNLLNQRPDQQQTLAAIGEDLFAIATDQPFRFPSTFTFVLRAFSTLEGIGYILDPNFSFPKIAAPYAQELLDLRQQQRSGPQLVQEIRKQANDARTSTISMPYRVQQIEEIVKQLESGDLKLRVRVLESERAARKATILQMATMYTVIGGSLLNLGVTFTSQGSQMFANGSFIGAGVFLTLLIRSMQRVKKLDKFEKMI; translated from the exons ATGGCGGCAATGTTGGCTTCTCAAAGCTGTTATTGCCGCAGAGGAGAATTGATAAATCATGGAAGCAATGCAAACAATCTAAGTTTTTCAGGCTCAATCTCTATCCTATTTTTGTCGAAATTTGATAGAGAATCTGGTAAATCACCAAGAAAGAGTCACCGGCTTAAAGTGCAAATGCAACAGACAGAGTCCCCTGAAAAAGTAGGTATAAATGGTCGTCCAGTTAAAATGGTACCTACAAGTGAAGTGACAAAGAGAATGGCACCATCTGCTAATGGTTCCACGGTTGTTAATGGTTCCACACAGAGAATCAATGGAACAAATCTAGTTAAGCGTGTTGCTACTCCAGTTCCTGCAAAGAAACAAAAATCTAAAGAACTTCTGCCTGCTGAAGATCTAAAGGTTTTACCTTCAGATGAAGGTTTCAGCTGGGCTAATGAGAACTATAATTCCATCCAAAGAAGTATAGATGTGTGGTCCTTTGTCCTTTCGCTACGGGTGCGTGTTTTCTTGGACAATGCGAAATGGACATATGTGGGTGGCTTTACTGAAGATAAACAG AAAGTGAGAAGACGTGGAACAGCTTCATGGTTAAGAGAATGTGTGCTGCAGCTTGGTCCAACATTTATCAAACTTGGGCAGTTATCCTCTACTAGATCTGATCTATTTCCTCGAGAATTTGTAGATGAGCTTGCTAAGTTGCAG GACAGAGTACCTGCCTTCTCCCCCGAGAGAGCAAAAGAGTTTATTAAAAAGGAGCTGGGAGTTCCAGTTGATATTTTGTATAAGGAGTTTGAAGATCAACCCATTGCAGCAGCTAGTCTTGGTCAG GTGCACCGGGCTATCTTACACAGTGGAGAGAAAGTTGTTGTAAAAGTTCAGAGACCCGGCCTAAAGAAACTATTTGACATTGATCTGA GAAATTTAAAGTTGATCGCAGAGTATTTTCAGAAAAGTGAAACTCTTGGTGGTCCAACTCGTGACTGGATAGGAATATATGAAGAATGTGCTAA GATATTGTATgaggaaattgattatataaatGAGGGGAAGAATGCTGATAGATTTCGTCGGGACTTTCGGAACATAAAGTGGGTCCGAGTGCCT TTGGTGTACTGGGACTATACAGCAACAAAGGTTTTGACTCTGGAATACGTTCCAG GAATAAAGATCAACCAGTTGGATATGATAGATTCGCGGGGTTATAGCCGATCCCGAATCGCATCTCGCGCCATAGAAGCCTATTTAATTCAG ATACTGAGGACTGGTTTTTTCCATGCTGATCCACATCCAGGGAATCTTGCAATTGATGTTGACGAAGCTTTAATCTATTATGATTTTGGTATGATGGGAGACATCAAGAATTTCACAAGAGAGAGGTTACTGGGACTTTTTTATTCTGTCTACGAAAAGGATGCAAAAAAG GTTATGCAAGGGCTTATTGATCTGGAAGCACTTCAGCCCACAGGAGACATGTCAGCT GTGAGGAGATCTGTTCAGTTTTTCTTGGACAACTTGTTGAACCAAAGACCAGATCAGCAGCAAACTTTGGCTGCAATTGGTGAG GatttgtttgctatagcaacTGATCAACCATTCCGTTTCCCTTCCACTTTTACATTTGTGCTCAGGGCATTTTCCACACTAGAAG GGATTGGCTATATATTGGATCCTAATTTCTCCTTCCCTAAGATTGCAGCACCATATGCACAG GAGCTCTTGGACTTGAGACAGCAGCAGCGCAGTGGTCCACAACTTGTTCAGGAAATAAGGAAACAGGCTAATGAT GCACGGACATCCACCATTTCGATGCCTTACAGAGTCCAGCAGATAGAAGAGATCGTTAAACAGCTTGAGTCCGGAGATCTGAAACTCAGAGTTCGGGTCCTCGAG TCTGAGAGAGCAGCTCGAAAAGCTACAATTCTTCAAATGGCAACCATGTACACAGTTATAGGGGGCAGCCTCCTAAACCTTGGTGTCACTTTTACCAGTCAGGGCAGTCAAATGTTTGCAAATGGATCTTTTATTGGTGCAG GTGTTTTCCTGACTCTCTTGATTAGGTCCATGCAAAGAGTGAAAAAACTTgataaatttgagaaaatgattTAA